In the Pseudophryne corroboree isolate aPseCor3 chromosome 3 unlocalized genomic scaffold, aPseCor3.hap2 SUPER_3_unloc_43, whole genome shotgun sequence genome, one interval contains:
- the LOC134984251 gene encoding gastrula zinc finger protein XlCGF57.1-like: MLSPDCDIKDNDSRPDSPGDNPITPIIHPALSADPSDPGKCSPDHSDIGASVTALRVDTVFPCSIDAKCFTKNTKPINPHTGKAGERPLICSVCGKCFTYKSHLVIHQRSHTGERPFPCSECSKCFTTKSDLITHQRSHTGEKSYPCSECGKCFTYKSRLVIHQRSHTGEKPFPCSECGKCFTQNSHLVMHQRSHTGEKPFSCSECGKSYLTKSHLVIHNRSHTGEKPFSCSECGKCFAHKSQLATHQQSHTGEKAFPCSECGKCFAHKSVLVRHNRSHTDAKPFSYSECAKCFTQKTHLVIHQRSHTGEKPFPCSECGKCFALKSYLVRHQRKHTGEKPFSCSECGKSFTWKSKLVIHQRSHTGEKPFSCSECGKCFTQKSQLVTHQQSHTGEKAFQCSECGKCFTWKSQLVTHQQSHTGEKAFPCSECGKCFSHKSALVTHQRSHTGERPFLYSEK; this comes from the coding sequence atgttatccccggattgtgacataaaagataatgacagtagaccggattctccaggagataaccccattaccccaattatacatccagctctatcagctgatccctctgatcctgggaaatgttctcctgatcactctgatattggagcatctgttacagctctgagagtagatacagtgtttccctgttctatagatgccaaatgttttacaaagaacacaaagcctattaacccacacacaggtaaggcaggtgagaggccactgatatgttcagtgtgtgggaaatgttttacatacaaatcacatcttgttatacatcagagaagtcacacaggtgagaggccatttccatgttctgagtgttcgAAATGTTTTACaacgaaatcagatcttattacacatcagcgaagtcacacaggtgagaagtcatatccatgttctgagtgtgggaaatgttttacatacaaatcacgacttgttatacatcagagaagtcacacaggtgagaagccatttccatgttctgagtgtgggaaatgttttacacaaaactcacatcttgttatgcatcagagaagtcacacaggtgagaagccattttcttgctctgagtgtgggaaatcttatttaactaaatcacatcttgttatacataacagaagtcacacaggtgagaaaccattttcttgctctgagtgtgggaaatgttttgcacacaaatcacagcttgctacccatcagcaaagtcacacaggtgagaaagcatttccatgttctgagtgtgggaaatgttttgcacacaaatcagttcttgttagacataacagaagtcacactgaTGCTAAGCCATTTTCTTACTCTGAGTGTgcaaaatgttttacacagaaaacacatcttgttatacatcagagaagtcacacaggtgagaagccatttccatgttctgagtgcgggaaatgttttgcacttaaatcatatcttgttagacatcaaagaaagcacacaggtgagaagccattttcttgctctgagtgcgggaaaagttttacctggaaatccaaacttgttatacatcagagaagtcacacaggtgagaagccattttcttgctctgaatgcgggaaatgttttacacaaaaatcacaacttgttacccatcagcaaagtcacacaggtgagaaggcatttcaatgttctgagtgtgggaaatgttttacatggaaatcacaacttgttacacatcagcaaagtcacacaggtgagaaggcattcccatgttctgagtgtgggaaatgtttttcacacaaatcagctcttgttacacatcaaagaagtcacacaggtgagaggccatttctatactctgagaaataa